Within Marispirochaeta aestuarii, the genomic segment GCCTGGGTAATACACTGGGGAACATAGGAATTGGAGAGCTCGTGCATACACTTCAGTGCGACGAAATCCATACCGTACTCTTTTACCAGATCCTTTGTTGCCAGATAGCAGGCAATTTGAAAATCGAATTTCTCTTTTGTGAGCTTGGCATCATTGTAGACCACTTCGCTTACACCAGCTTCCAGCCAATCCCGGTGTTTATCGATTCTGTCCTGGGGAATGGTTTCAGCAACTCGAATAATCTCCACTTGGTCCAGATGCTCCGAATCTACACCGAATTGGGTTTTCCACTGCATGGGATCGTAGGTGCTCGTATCAATACCGATTGACCGTCCTCCAAAAAGACCGAAAACGGATCCCTTGAGCTTCTCTCTGACCGCTGCCGCGTTGAGCAAAGGCAAGACTTTCCTTTGATAAATCTCTCCATCATAATTCTCTCGGATACATCGATGGGGAAATCCAATCTGAGAAAGAGCACCCGAAGCTCCCAGTAAACCGACGCATCCATGGGAGCCCGGATCCCGGTTACCCAAGATTACGGTAAAAATGCCCATGCGCTGGACACCGTGGACAACGAGGTTAGGGCTTGTCCAGCATGGAACATGTGCCACAAGAACGTCGACATTCTGTGACTTGAGATAATCAACAGCATCATTAATCTGATCCCGGGTGCGAGCCACTTCCTCGGCACAAACTAATTCGACAGGGAGTTTCTTCAGTTCCGCCATTGCTTTTTGATGAAGCGGAATGGCCAAGCGTGAGAAAACGTTTTTCCACATATCCGGACGATGATCGCCGAATGTCATAAAACCGATTCTCGCTACATCACTTGTTATTCGCATTGCTCTCTCCTTTCTTATACTCCTGGAGCAGGTTAAAATCCTGCTCTGTAACAGTCTTGAATCCTGGTACTGGAAACGCTTGGAAACTTCGACCGCCATCGTTATAAATTGATTGTCCAAAAATGAAATCCGAATCGTCTGACGCTAAAAATACCGCCAGACGACCGCATTCTTCAGGGGTTCCGATCCTGCCTATCGGAGTACGGGAAATCACGGTGTTATACAGCTGCTCATCCGATCCGACCCGTCGCATTAGTTCCGTATCAATCGGTCCCGGCGCCATGGCGTTTACCTTGATTCCGTACGGCGCCAGAGCGACTGCCTGTACTTTGGTTAGCTGCTGTATTGCCCCCTTGGATGTTGTATAAACCATTTGGCTATCCAGAGCGAGATATGCATTTACAGAGGAAATATTTATGATAACCCCGCCCTCGCCCTGCCTTGCCATACGCCTGGCTGCATACTGACCGCCAAAAAACAGCCCCCGGAGATTTACATCCATGATCCTGTCATACTGCTCAGGAGTGATATCAAGATAGCGCGTCTTGTCGGGATCATTGATCCCCGCATTGGCAACATAAATATCCAGGCGTCCGAACTTCTCTACCGTAAAATCCACCAGCATTTCCAGATCATCCAGAACAGACACATCGCATTTCGTAAAGACGGCATCTCCATCAAGAGCCTTCAGCTCTCCGCAAGCTGCTTCACCCTGCTCCTCATTTCTCGAGCAGATGACGACCTTTGCTCCTTCACGGATAAATTCTTTCGCTATGCCCAGGCCTATTCCTTTTGATCCGCCGGTTACAATAGCAACCTTATCCTTAAGTCTCACTCTTTCCTCCTGTTAAAAAACGACTTTCGGTCATCATGGCCGAAAGTCGTCTAAGCGCTCTTATTTTTTTAGCCGCCCTTTTTCATCATGATCTTTATCATACTTAATCTGATCAGTATAATTGTATCCAATGGGGTTTCTAAATCCTAGAGGATTGATGCCGCAGGCATATTTCTTCCGTATCTCCTCGACCAGACGTACATAATGATTCGCTACCCCTTCTACAAGCTTTTCACCTTTCTCTCGACTTGCACTTGTAGGATCGCCGATTGTGCCGTTGTCCAGATCATCTTTTTCCGGTAGAGCGAAAGTGCCTTCGAAGTGATAAAGCATACCCGGCGCCGCTGCTGCCCCCGGCGCGATCTTCCAGTCACCTTCAATCAGGCCTTGTCCACCACCTGGTTCGGCAAGACTCATGTCGATCATTTCAGGATACAGGTACAGTCCAACCGAAGTCTCCGCTTCATCAGCATGCCACATATAGTCCTTCAGGACTGTTTTATTATCACGAAGAAAATCGTACCATGTTGAGGAAATGGTAAAATAACCTTCGATGCCCAGTTTGTGGACCGCCACAATCGTGGAGGACACCTGTCCATGAGCGGAAATAATGATAAATTTGTTAAAACCGGATACTGCCGCACCGCGAACGATGTCCATAAGAAGTGCGATATGAGTCTCGAAAGTCAGAGGAATCGTTCCAGGCATTCCCCAATGGTGGTGAGGATGAGACCCGTACATGGGGCATGGCAAGAGCATGGCGCCCGTCTTTTCGGCAACTTTTTCTGCTATACCTATAGCGTTAAAAGTATCCATTCCACAGGGGCAGTG encodes:
- a CDS encoding L-fucose/L-arabinose isomerase family protein, which gives rise to MRITSDVARIGFMTFGDHRPDMWKNVFSRLAIPLHQKAMAELKKLPVELVCAEEVARTRDQINDAVDYLKSQNVDVLVAHVPCWTSPNLVVHGVQRMGIFTVILGNRDPGSHGCVGLLGASGALSQIGFPHRCIRENYDGEIYQRKVLPLLNAAAVREKLKGSVFGLFGGRSIGIDTSTYDPMQWKTQFGVDSEHLDQVEIIRVAETIPQDRIDKHRDWLEAGVSEVVYNDAKLTKEKFDFQIACYLATKDLVKEYGMDFVALKCMHELSNSYVPQCITQALLANYDDAEGEKETTPIACEADADGALTQQILKLLSGGKPTFFADVSHIDNDRKKMYCVNCGALCVYYANRSNDTRENLKKIVIKQSVRPGGGGITYFNAAPGPMQLARLYRKNGKYKMAIIPCQAEDPTKEMLEEFIEARGPHQLPALFAKVDFDLDAFINEYGSNHISGVEGNYLNELLEVCSILDIEAEVFA
- a CDS encoding SDR family NAD(P)-dependent oxidoreductase; translated protein: MRLKDKVAIVTGGSKGIGLGIAKEFIREGAKVVICSRNEEQGEAACGELKALDGDAVFTKCDVSVLDDLEMLVDFTVEKFGRLDIYVANAGINDPDKTRYLDITPEQYDRIMDVNLRGLFFGGQYAARRMARQGEGGVIINISSVNAYLALDSQMVYTTSKGAIQQLTKVQAVALAPYGIKVNAMAPGPIDTELMRRVGSDEQLYNTVISRTPIGRIGTPEECGRLAVFLASDDSDFIFGQSIYNDGGRSFQAFPVPGFKTVTEQDFNLLQEYKKGESNANNK
- a CDS encoding creatininase family protein is translated as MLKEGLEGRKSVWFHENSAPVNSAYAKDVCDVAILPIGAIEQHAAHCPCGMDTFNAIGIAEKVAEKTGAMLLPCPMYGSHPHHHWGMPGTIPLTFETHIALLMDIVRGAAVSGFNKFIIISAHGQVSSTIVAVHKLGIEGYFTISSTWYDFLRDNKTVLKDYMWHADEAETSVGLYLYPEMIDMSLAEPGGGQGLIEGDWKIAPGAAAAPGMLYHFEGTFALPEKDDLDNGTIGDPTSASREKGEKLVEGVANHYVRLVEEIRKKYACGINPLGFRNPIGYNYTDQIKYDKDHDEKGRLKK